The Littorina saxatilis isolate snail1 linkage group LG1, US_GU_Lsax_2.0, whole genome shotgun sequence nucleotide sequence AGATCtcgcgaaagagctgtcccacatgctttgctatgcttaAGTCTGCGAGAggttggaataccgatagggtccaTTGATCAGCACATAATAACGAAGACTTGTCCCTTTTGATTTCAGACATGGCTGACCTGCTGATTCCAGGCATCACATCCACACAATCATGCCTAAGTACGCTAAGACCAAGGACAGCAGCAACTCGGGAAGTACCAGCACTTCATCCAAGCGGATTCGCTACGTTCCCTTCGCTCGTGGCTTCAAGCCTCGAGACGAAAATGCCCGTCTTCTGGCTCTGGGATTCAAGAAGGCAGCAAACATTCCCAAGGAATTTTCCTGTGGATCTGCTGTCACCTTGAAACCTGGTTCAGGAACAGCATCAGTTTCAGGAACATCACGATCAACGCCGGGTGTGTCTTCACCCTCCTCACCGGCCTCAGTGTTCTTCCAGCCCGTACCTCAACCCACCAGTGGTGATGACTGGCTAGCCCAGTATGATGAAGATGGGCAGACGTACAAACAGTTCCTTGAGGAAAATCCGTGGATGTCAGGGCGAAAGGTGAAGTACATCAAACAGACGTTCTGCAGCAAAGGGACAACTTTGGGAGAACGGTATCCTGATGGGAAGATCTGCATACTGCAGTTAGGAAAGTTTGATAACAAGAGCATCGACCTCCCTGACGTTATAGACTACACCCGCAGGTTTTTGTGTCTGCCGGTTGaggagttacctcccttggacTTGGAGGTGACGGAAGGAAAGGTGGTAGTTGTGGATGACCCAGTGACCAGACTCAGCACTGGACGCAGCACACGCATCAAACGCACAGAACTTCATTCCCGCTATAACGCTAAGACAGGGCATATTCAGTTGCGGGTGGATTCTGTCCTATCCAAACTACGTACACTGATTCCTCAACAAGCTCTCTGCCTGATCGCTCTGACCACACTGG carries:
- the LOC138983559 gene encoding archaemetzincin-2-like; its protein translation is MPKYAKTKDSSNSGSTSTSSKRIRYVPFARGFKPRDENARLLALGFKKAANIPKEFSCGSAVTLKPGSGTASVSGTSRSTPGVSSPSSPASVFFQPVPQPTSGDDWLAQYDEDGQTYKQFLEENPWMSGRKVKYIKQTFCSKGTTLGERYPDGKICILQLGKFDNKSIDLPDVIDYTRRFLCLPVEELPPLDLEVTEGKVVVVDDPVTRLSTGRSTRIKRTELHSRYNAKTGHIQLRVDSVLSKLRTLIPQQALCLIALTTLDLYGDASDLFVAGMAAGLERVAVFSLQRYDPTITFSKEHWYDLQSVPRPVSAPERSRLMIHRSCKLVVHEILHLLGVDHCVFFDCCMNGSGHLAEDFRQPMHLCPVDLRKLHTLVGFEVQDRYKSLLEFYSKQGLKGEAEWVQKRLKYLSGS